The sequence CTGACGGATGCGCTCCTCGCCCCAGGGCGGGACCCACCGGACGGTCGAGATCACGGCCAGGGCCCGCTCCCGGAAGCCACCGGCGTCCATACGGATGAACCACTGTTCGGTCGCCCGGAAGATCAGGGGTTGTTTGCACCGCCAGCAGTGGGGGTAGCTGTGCTGGATGGTGCCGACCCACAGGAGGGCGCCCCGCTCCCGCAGGCGGTCGATGATCCGGGGGTTGGCCTCAAAGACGTGCAGGCCCGCCAAGTCGCCGGCCTCTTCCGTGAAACGGCCGGCGTCGTCGACGGGCGACAGCACGGGCAGGTCGTAGGCCCGGGTCGCCAGGAAGTCCTCCAAGCCATGGCCGGGGGCCGTATGCACGAGGCCCGTGCCCTGTTCAAGCGTCACGAAGTCGGCCAGAATTCCCAGGGACGTTCGGGGCAGGAAGGGATGCTGAAACCGGGTTCGGTCGAAGGCCGTGCCCCGGACGGTCCGGACAAGGCGACCCCGGACGCCTGTCGTCTCCTGCACGGCGGGCCACAGGGCCGTAGCGACGATCCAGTACGTTCCGTCGACCTCGTAAAGGCCGTATTCGTATTCGGGATGGAAGGCGATGCCGACGTTCGCCGGCAGGGTCCACGGCGTGGTCGTCCAGATGACGGCGTAGACGGGACGGTCGGCCCATTCGGGGCCGAACACGCGGGCGGCCGATTCGGGCTCCATGCGGAAGCGCACGTAGATGGAGGGCGAGGTGCGGTCCTCGTACTCGATTTCGGCCTCGGCCAGGGCCGTGCGGTCCGTGTAGCACCAGAGCACGGACCGGAGGCCCCGGTAGACCAGGCCCGCCTTCACGAACTGGCCCAGGACCCGCACGATCGTGGCCTGATACTTGGGGTCCATCGTCTTGTAAGGGTGCTCCCAGTCGCCCAGACAGCCCAAGCGGATGAAGCCCTGCTTTTGGATTTCGATGAAGCGCTCCGCATAGGCCCGGCAGTATTGCCGGAAGGCGACGGGGTCCATCGTCTGCTTCCGGGTGCCCAGCTCCTTCTCGACGTTCAACTCGATGGGAAGCCCATGGCAGTCCCAGCCCGGGACAAAGGGCGTGTCGTAGCCCAGCAGGAGGTGAGACTTCACGGCGATGTCCTTCAGGATCTTGTTGAGGGCCGTCCCCAGATGGATCGGCCCGTTGGCGTAAGGAGGGCCGTCATGTAAGACAAAGAGGGGCGCCCCCCGGCGAGCGGACCGTACCTTCTGGTAGAGGTCCGCCTTCTGCCACCGCTCGATCATTTGAGGCTCCCGCTCCCGAAGCTGGGCCCGCATCGGGAATGCCGTTCGGGGCAGGTTCAGCGTATCGTCCCACGAGCGATTCGAATCCGTCGCCATCGTCCCTTCTCTCCTGCAAAGACCCTTGGCCGAACTCAAGGTCTACAAGATAAAGCAATCCGCCGACCCCGACAAGAACGCCCGCCCCGCGGCCTCTTGCAAGGCCGCCCCCCTCGACACATCCGCTATTCGCCGTTCGCCGACCGGCCGGGTCGGCGTGACGGCCGTGATGCCGGGTCGGCCTAAACACAGGCTTAACATTCGGGTCTTAGGTATTGGGTGCCGGGTGTTGGGTCAGACCTATGACCCCACGCCCACCACCAGACTCCATTCGCTACTTGCCATTTCGTGTATGGAACGTGTATGGAGGGGACCTATGGCTTCAAGGATTCGGTGGTTCGAGGCCTCTCAATGGGTCCTTCTGATCTCGGTCATTCCGGCGAGTTTCCTGTGGGCGCAGGTGTCCCTGGTCGACCCCAAGATTCCGGCCTACCGGCCGGTTAGCGGGATCGGCGGGAATCTTAACAGCATCGGCTCCGACACGATGAACAACCTGGTGACCCTGCTCGCCGAGGGCTTCAAGAAGTTCTACCCCAACGTGAACGTTCAGGTCGAAGGCAAGGGGAGCTCGACGGCGCCGCCGGCCCTCATCAACGGCACGGCCCAACTCGGGCCGATGTCCCGGGAGATGAAGGCCTCGGAGATCGCCGACTTTGAACGGAAGTTCGGATACAAGCCGACGCCGGTCATCGTCGCCGTCGACGCCCTGGCCGTGTACGTCCATCGAGACAATCCCCTGGCCTGTCTGACGATCCCTCAGGTCGATGCCATCTTTTCCTCGACCCGCCGGTGCGGGTATCCCCGGTCCATCCAACGGTGGGGCGACCTGGGCCTGACGGGACCCTGGGCCTCGCAGCCCCTGCGTTTGTACGGACGCAACGCCGCCTCCGGGACTTACGGCTACTTCAAAGAACACGCCCTCTGCAATGGAGACTTCCGGAACGAGGTCAAGGAACTCCCGGGCTCGGCCTCGGTCGTTCAGTCCGTCGCCCAGGACCGCTTCGGGATCGGCTACAGCGGGATCGGCTATCAGACGCCCGGCGTGCGGGCCGTTCCCCTGGCCGCGAAAGACGGGGCCCCCTGCGAGGCGGCGACGCCTGAGAATGCCCTCGCCGGCAAGTACCCCCTGGCTCGACCACTGTACATTTACGTGAACAAAGCCCCGAACCGACCCCTGGACCCCCTCGTCCGGGAGTTCCTGCGGTTTGCCCTGAGCCGGGAGGGTCAGGAGGCCGTCGCCAAGTCGGGCTACGTCCCGCTCCCCAAGTCGGTCATCGACCGGGAGTTGGCTAAGATCGGGTCTTAGGTGCTGTATGAAGACCGTGGACCACGGACTACAGACCATAGACCTGCCTCGGAAGCCGGTTCGCTTCGTCTCGAGACGAGGTATTCCGATGACGCCGCCGGGTCGGGGGGCTATGGTCTGTGGTCTCTTTGGGCCTAAACCCGAGACGAGTACCTGACACCGAAGACGATGGCGGTTCCCTGGGAAGTCTGGACTCAAGTCACACGGCGGTGGCGGGACTACCGGCTCCGGCGGCAGTGGGCCGACGCCGTTGCCCGGGTCGCCATCCGAACCGGCGGCCTGCTGGTCATCGTGGCGATCCTCGGCGTGGCCTTTGTCCTGCTGGCCGAGAGCTGGCCCCTGTTTCGGTCGCCGGTCTTCCGACCCGTCTCAGACGGGACCGTACTGGAGCCGGCGCCCCTGCCAGTCATGGCGACGACGCTCCTGATGGACGACTACGGGGAGACTCTCGTAGGCGTCGCCCCGGACGGTCAGTGGCACCTCCTGGCGTGGCCGTCCTTGAAGCGTCTCCAGACGGGGGGTCTCATACCCCCGACGGAGAAGGTCGATTCCACGGCGCCGACCCCGCCCGTCACGGCCGGCGGCGCCGACCCGTGGGGCCGACGGGGCGCCGTCGCCACGGCGTCCGGCCAGATATGGCTGTGGGAGCCGACCTGGAACTGGCAGTACGAGGGCGATCGCCGGACCCTGGCGGGCCTTTCCGTGCAGGCCCTGCCCTGGGTCCAGGTCCCCCTGGCCCCGGATGAAGCCGTGACCCGCCTGACGGTCCTGGCCGGCGACCGGCTCGAGCAGACGCAGGTCGCCGCCCTCACGAGTCGGGGACGACTGTTCCTGGTCGTCGGCCAGCGGGCGGGTGGCCTCTTCGAAGAAAGGTGGGTCCCGGCAGTCTGGGAGGTTCGGCCCCGACCGCCGCAGACGACGGCCCTGGCCCTCGCCCAGGGGTATCTCTACGTGGGGACGTCCGAAGGGGACGTCTGGGTCTATGAACTTCAGGAAGGCACTCCCCCCGTCCGGCGGGAAACCGTTCGACTCTATCCGGAGGCTCCGGCCCCGGTCACGGCGCTGACGCCCCTCCTGGGCCGCTTGGCCCTGGCCGTCGGCGACGCCCGGGGACGCGTCTGCGTGGCTTTCCCGGTCCGACGCGACGAAGGATGGCAGTTCACCCGGGTCCGGGACTTTCGGCCGCAGGACGGGGCCATCCGCTCGATCGTGGCGGCTCAGCTGACGCGAGGCTTCCTGACCCTGACCGACCGGGGCACCGTCGCCTGGCATCACAGCACGG comes from bacterium HR11 and encodes:
- the pstS_2 gene encoding Phosphate-binding protein PstS, which codes for MASRIRWFEASQWVLLISVIPASFLWAQVSLVDPKIPAYRPVSGIGGNLNSIGSDTMNNLVTLLAEGFKKFYPNVNVQVEGKGSSTAPPALINGTAQLGPMSREMKASEIADFERKFGYKPTPVIVAVDALAVYVHRDNPLACLTIPQVDAIFSSTRRCGYPRSIQRWGDLGLTGPWASQPLRLYGRNAASGTYGYFKEHALCNGDFRNEVKELPGSASVVQSVAQDRFGIGYSGIGYQTPGVRAVPLAAKDGAPCEAATPENALAGKYPLARPLYIYVNKAPNRPLDPLVREFLRFALSREGQEAVAKSGYVPLPKSVIDRELAKIGS